Proteins found in one Mucilaginibacter gracilis genomic segment:
- a CDS encoding SDR family oxidoreductase, with translation MNLHLQHQTALVLAASKGLGRAVATTLAHEGARVVIGARNQAELEQTAAEIIAETANPNIIAVAVDVTQPYQLQNIVNQTVKVFGGLNILVNNAGGPPFNKFETFNDEQWLAAFNQNLLSVVRTSRLAIPHMRVAGGGRIINIISASVKSVMANSVLSTSMRMGVVGMAKLLADELGPDGITVNNVAPGLILTGRIKETLPPGDIEAALKEKTANIPLGRIGKPEELAALVAFLASAQAAYITGATIPVDGGSNRGIY, from the coding sequence TGGCCCATGAAGGTGCCAGAGTGGTTATAGGAGCAAGAAACCAGGCGGAACTTGAACAAACCGCAGCCGAAATTATTGCCGAAACTGCTAACCCCAACATTATTGCTGTAGCGGTTGATGTTACCCAACCTTACCAGCTACAAAACATAGTTAACCAAACCGTTAAAGTATTTGGTGGCTTAAACATATTGGTGAATAACGCCGGAGGCCCGCCTTTTAACAAATTTGAAACTTTTAACGATGAGCAATGGCTTGCAGCCTTTAACCAAAACTTGTTAAGTGTGGTGCGCACCAGCAGGTTGGCTATCCCGCATATGCGGGTGGCTGGTGGAGGGCGCATTATCAATATTATCAGCGCGTCGGTTAAATCGGTAATGGCAAACTCGGTTTTGAGTACCAGTATGCGTATGGGCGTGGTTGGCATGGCTAAACTACTTGCCGACGAACTTGGCCCCGACGGTATTACCGTAAACAACGTTGCGCCAGGGCTTATCCTAACCGGCCGTATTAAAGAAACTTTGCCACCTGGTGACATAGAAGCCGCGCTTAAAGAAAAAACCGCCAATATACCCCTTGGCCGCATTGGCAAGCCCGAAGAACTGGCCGCCCTGGTTGCCTTTTTAGCATCAGCACAAGCGGCTTATATTACCGGGGCTACTATACCGGTTGATGGCGGGAGTAATAGGGGGATTTATTGA